The Jaculus jaculus isolate mJacJac1 chromosome 1, mJacJac1.mat.Y.cur, whole genome shotgun sequence nucleotide sequence TTTCCCAAACCTGCCCAatagacacatgtacacacacacacacacacacattttttctcaCCTGTTCTTTTGCTCTTCTGGTTGGTCATCCTCCCTAcccattcctccttttttttttttttttcaaatttttattaacaacttccatgattataaaaaatatcccatggtaatatcctccctctccccactttcccctttgaaactccattctccaacatatcccctccccatctcagactgacctcaaactcacagcaatgctctaACCTTTgcccttgagggctgggattaaaggcatgacccaccacacctggatcccttcctcccttccttttcccttccttccttcctttctttgaggtagggtctcgctctagcccaggctgacctagaattcactatgtagtatcagggtggccttgaagtcacattgatcctcctacctctgccttccgagtgctgagattaaaggtgtgtgccactggcgttattttcattttgaatcaTTCATAGTGCTTAGCCTGACATGGTGCCTGTGTGTGGTACTCCCAGCACTTTGTCCATTAGTAAAGCAAGCATGGTGGTTTATTGTAGTTGGTTGTTGATGGGTTTGTCTTCTAATCCCTTCTGCTTCTCCAACATAGATTTTGAAGTTGCCAAAAGAATTTAATTATTATAATTCTCATGCTTGCATTCTCATGTTTTACATATAGCTGGCATGCAGTCTAATGTTGTTGTCTTGCTCTAAACTGAACTATAGCTCCAGCATGAAGGTTTGGAGGATTtccttacagagaaagaaagatctcAGACTTCTTCCCTGGACATTTTCCAGGAGCATCTATGGACTAGAAAAGCATCTATGTGGCTAGACTCTCCCAGGATGCTGGGATAGGGATAAAAACGTAATTCCCAAAGGACCGGATGGTCTCAAGTAGTCTATCATGCAGTTCTAAGTAATTAAGATAACAAAGTACATCCAATTTTGGGACTTCTCTGAGGGAAACGTGCATCTCGGTCCTAGGGCTCTGAGGCGAGGAGGCTAAGAGGAATCCCTTTGCATGGACTTtgggtctaggtttcctgcccatCTTTCCCTTGGAGATGTGTGTCTATGTCCCTTTTGCTGTCCCTCTCTCACCCCCTCTAACATTCCAGCCTGGGGTAGGGAGAGGCCAGTAGACACAAAGCCCTCTATGTCCGGGGTGGTATGTGTCCCCCCACCTCTCCACCCAGAGTGTACAATGCCCCTTCTGCTCcctgcctcctgcctccctccccaccacctctCAACTGCACATGCCAGCTTGCAATTGGTTACTGCCTCAGGACAGCCCCCCTCATGCTGGGGCCCTACAGGATTTTAAGCGGGTTCCAGAAACCCCCGCTCAGttccccattctctccaccccacaGATGCTCTGGGCCCTAACCCCTGCCCCAGCTATGGCTCCTGGGGCTCCCTCATTCAGCCCCAGTCCTGTCTTGGCTGCCCTGCTCTTCTCTTCTTTGGGTAAGTGGAACCACCCCAATCAGGCAGCTTTGCTACTCAGGTGGTCTCTGGGCAGCCTCCCACTGCCCTCACTTTAAAGAGCAACAGACAAGAGTGGGAGGGCGATTCTCTATTTAGAGGGgattgtacatacatgtgtgatcTGGAGGGAGACAGGAAAGGCACTGTGTGAGGGGACATGCTAACAGAGGTGATAGAAAACTTCCCTGAGTGGACACGGCTTGTACCTCAATTGTCACCTGCTCCTAGAGTCATGCTGCCTGCCTAGTAGATGAAGTGATACTAGAGCACGAAGCAGCAGCATCGAACACTGGGTTCTGGTCCCCATTTATTCCCAGCAGTGCAAGAGGCATGCACCCTTAATTTCCCAAAACAGTGAAATCAGGGAGTATAGCTAAGGAGGGAGACCACGGTTTGTGTCTTAGCATCTTAGATTCTGCTTCTTGGTTTCTGTCTGTGGCTTCTCATGTATCATGAAGGAAAATATTAGAATCTTAACACGGTAACTTTATCTGCCTTCATAAGTTGATCAGTACCTTCCTTGGCAGATGTTGGGTCAAGCAGGGTTCGTTAAATGATCCTCCCAAACTGCCCTGTATCCTAGCGCAGAGAGTGAGCAGTGGGTGAGCTGGGGTGAGGAGCAGCAGGGGCAGGTTAGAAAGTCCAAGTTCTATCCTTAGTCAAGGTCAGGTCCTTGAGTTGTAAACCCAGAACCTAGACTCTTCTTGGCTATACTGGACTATGACACCCCGAGAAATTGTTAAAGGTTGAAGAAAGGCCTGGTGAAGGAAATTGGAAGAGAGACTTGGAGAGTATAAGGAGGTGGAGAGTTTTATCCACCATCTATCCTGCTTATAGACCCATTGCACAGAGTTGACAAGGGCAATGGTTGACATTATAGGGGAGGGACAGAAGTTAGATCCATTAGCTAGTTCTCCTCATTACACTGGAGATTTCCAAGAAGGCAGAAGTCCCAGGAGGCGAGTAAGTGATGTTACATGGTAAGGTAGGAGATTCAGGACGAGTGAGAGAGTGGGGGTGGCATGAGCCCCCAATATTGGTCAAACAATGGGACTCTGTTTTGTTggtttcctcctccccttctcaaaaACAAAGGGGTTTACAGTTGCCCCCATCCACAGCCAGCCCACGCATAGTCTCCCTGGAATGGTTTCGCCTGTGTGGGTGAATTTTGGGGTGAGGCTGGGCAAGAATGGGTGAGGGCAGGGTGAGGATGGTTGAAGCTCTAGATTTGCAGTCCTGCTCTGAATACAGCTTCCCCTCTTTGCCTCCATGGCTTCCCAGTCAAGAGCAAGCTAACTGGCCAGTAAGAATTCAGCCTTGAGAACAGCTGTGACTAGCAAAAAGACTTAAttaccttcatttttttctgcaaaaaaaaaaaaaaaagagtttgctgTACTGTGAAGTCCTATACAACTGTTGAAAGTAGGACTGATGTCTGTGAATCAGCATGGAAAACTATTCCAgacagatttttttaatgtttaaaaaatatattttttatttatttatttgagagagagagaatggacatggcagggcctccaggcacagcaaacaaactccagatgcatgtgcccccttgtgcatctggcttatgtgggtcctggggaatcaaacggggatcctttggctttgtaggcaaatgccttaaccattaagcaatctctccagccccagacaggtatttttaaacaaaacaaaggaaagtaGAAAATAATACACTGAATTTTAGAAAAAGCCACATAAATgatgctgtggagatggcttggtggttaaaggcacttgcttccaaagcctgccagcctaggctcaattccccagccgcCCACATAGAGCCAGTCAGGCATTGCAGCAGTGAGAGACCCAGGTGCATgcgcacatgcatatacacacacacatacacaaaatctaAAGGCTGGATGCactggcttatgcctttaatcttaacacttggaaggcagaaataggaggatcatcatgagttcgaggccaccctgagactacatcgtgcatttcaagtcagcttgggctatagcaagaccctaccttaaaaaatcaaaatgataataaaaaaagaaaaaaaaatctacatgaaGCAAGAACTAACCATTATCCATTTGTTATAAGTACAGATATGTCTTGAGCTCACTGCATTTATGTTGAATTTGAGATGTAGAAAAGCCATGCTTACTGACTGTTAACAGTGGTCCTATCTAGGAGGGGAATTATTTGCTGGGGCGGGTGTTCAAAGAAGATTTTAGCATCATAGCTATTGCTTGAATAGTTTATAAGAAGAATGCACTATATGTTACttgtgtaatttatttaaaaagatttacAACTCTGTAACTAATAGCTTAAGAGTTAGGTACtgactggtggtgcatgccttgcctgtaccagcacttgggaggctggggcagtaGGATCACAGGTTCTGAGCCAGCTTGTGCTATGTAGTGAACtctgtgggtggtggtgggggaaatGGGAGGGGAGAGGTGCTGACTCAAGGGGAAGTGAGACTTCAATCCACTTGGCATTCCTCTGAACAGCTGTTACTGCTGATTTCGTTTCCTCTACCCTGAGGAATGTTCTCTATGCTAAGAAGTTTAAGTGATGCAGTGTTTAAATTCACAGAGAGCTGCAGTCCTCGAAATTTGTTCCTTTGCGATGGCCTCTGACCTGTGCCTCTCCTTGTTCTGTCGGGGATTCCCAAGAAGGAGGTGCTGCCTGTTGGCCTCACATCCTCTGTCGGATTTACAGGGCCACATGGGCATctgtttccctctgcttgcagTGCTGTCCCCCGCCCAGGCCATTGTGGTTTACACGGACAGGGAGGTCCATGGAGCCGTGGGCTCCCAGGTGACCCTGCACTGCTCCTTCTGGTCCAGTGAGTGGGTCTCAGATGACATCTCTTTCACTTGGCGCTACCAGCCTGAAGGGGGCCGAGATGCCATTTCGGTGAGTTCTTGGGGGCATCTTGGGGTTAGATGACAGAAAATGAGCTTcaaagaaggacagaaagaagaacttgggctacagagaggaAACTGTGTGACGAGTCATAACCCCAGCTTTAGCAGGTAAGTGGCAGTTTGGTTACCCTGCCTAGGACCCCTGGGCactgtctcccccctcccccagaccAGGAGCTGTTACCCTGAGGCTGGAGCCAAACTTTGACAGCTCGCTAAACTAGAGTCCTCTCACATGTCTCCCCTCATTCTTCTCAGATCTTCCACTATTCCAAAGGACAACCCTACATTGACGAAGTGGGGACCTTCAAAGAGCGCATCCAGTGGGTAGGAGACCCTCACTGGAAGGACGCTTCCATTGTCATTCACAACCTAGACTACAGTGACAACGGCACCTTCACTTGTGATGTCAAAAACCCACCAGACATAGTGGGCAAGACTTCTCAGGTCGTGCTCTATGTCTTTGAGAAAGGTGTGAGAAGGGACAAAGGACGGGGATTCTGGGAGGCAGTTCAAGGAGGGGATCTGGGGAGCTAGTTTCGCTGGGGGAAGGAGTAAAAAGTCCTCTCtaacccagcatggtggtgcagacctgtgatcccagcatttgggaggctgaagcaaaagACTGCCTGGGCAGTATagcgagttcaagaccagcctgggatacatagtgaaaccttgagtttaaaaaaaaaaaaaaagatccaaacaGGACATGGTAGtattcacctgtaatcccagcatttgtgaggtggAGGCGGGGCAGGGGGACCGCATAAATTcagggtcattctcagctacataatgagtagGAAACCAGCTTGGGATAGATGAGAAAAAGTCCACTTAATGATGAGTCAGACTCTGGGACAGTAGACAGGAGGCATCTTGGCCGGGTCTTCTACACCTCCAGCCGCAGGGAATAGGTGTgcgtgttgggggggggggggtgaagcaAGGCGACCGAGGAGCCTGCCTCTCTTaccgctccccccacccccagcaaaactcctctccctccccttctagTGCCCACTAGGTACGGAGTGGTGCTCGGGGCCGTGATCGGGGGCATCCTCGGAGTGGTGCTGTTGCTTGTGCTGCTTTTCTACCTGGTTCGGTACTGCTGGCTGCGCAGACAGGCGGTCCTGCAGAGAAGGCTCAGGTAAGAGCAGGGCGGAGGAAAGATGCTGGGCgcccccttccccacctccccaccccccggaATCGGTACCACTGTGGCCTCTTCCTACAGCGCCATGGAGAAAGGGAAATTGCACAAGACTTCGAAGGACTCGAAGCGCGGGCGGCAGGTGAGCCGGACGCCCCGGATGCGCGGGGGAGGGGCTGTGGGGCCGCCGCGAGGGGCGGGTGGGCACGGTGGGGCGCTGACGTGCggcccccaccccgccccccgcccTCCAGACGCCGGTGCTGTACGCCATGCTGGACCACAGCCGGAGCACCAAAGCGGCCAGTGAGAAGAAGTCCAAAGGGCTGGGGGACTCCCGCAAGGATAAGAAATAGCGGTTAGCGGGCCGGGCGGGGGACCGGGGGTCAGGGGCGGAGCCCTCCAAGGGCGCTCAGGTGGTGGTCATCGAGATGGAGCTTCGGAAGGATGAGCAGAGCTCGGAGCTCCGGCCTGCTGTCAAGTCCCCCAGCAGAACCAGCCTCAAGAACGCCCTCAAGAACATGATGGGCCTGGACTCGGACAAGTGAGCGTCCCCCGCCAGGCCCGGTCAGAGCAGGGGGACCTAGGCTCCTCTTCTCCCCGCGTCTAGGTGCTTTCCTCTtgctccccagccctgccctgccctgccctgcactCACCTCCTGTTGAGATGTAAGTTTCATTCCAGAATCCAAGCCCAAGCATCTGTATGCCCCTCACCTGCACCCCCTGGCTTTCTGGGAGTCCAGGGGCTAACCCTACCCCTCACCTGCCCTAAAGGCTGTGTGTTTGGTATCTGTCACCGAGAAGAAAGGGACCTTGATAGCCTCTGCCCCAACTCCAGGCCATTTGGCCTTCCCGTCTCCTGCCCCCTAGCTGATCTCTGCCCGTTCCTTCCCTCCGGAGGCCCGGCTCCATACTCTGTCCTCCTGCTAACACCCAGATCACCCAGATCGGACTCTCCTTCCTTCCGGTTTTATTTAGGttgttgattattttttattttttacctgaGCCCATATTCTACCCTGACCCCCATGACCGAGGAACTATGACGTCATGTGGCTTTCCCCAGTGCCCTGTCCCCACTAAGTCCTCAGTCGAGAGCCAGCCAACCCAAGCAGAGGAGCTCTTGATTCTCGGACCTCAGCTACCTGACCGACGCCCTCTGACACTCTTTAGCACTGTTCTGGGACCCAAAATCTTggggaaggagatagagaggatggATCCTCACAGGTCAGGGGTGGAGGAGGAGGCAAGTGAACCTTAAGGAATGAATGGCTCTAAATAATCAAAcaggaaacaggaaaaacaaatgggaaactgaggggaaggaagaggctgCACTCCCAGCCACAGGGGATTCTTAGGGTTTTTCTATATTCTGTACATTTCTTCTACCACCTACACATGTCCTTATGGTTAATAAACACTGACATTTCCAGAAGCTGTGGTCTCCATCTTGCATTTCCTAGTTTTTGTGGGAATCCCTCATCCCTCTTGCCATTCCATTCCCAGGCCTTATGCTTCCTTGTCATGAACAGCTGGTTTCAATTATTGAGTTTGGGTTTAGGGTATGGGCCTAGAGAATATAGTAAAAAGAACTCTGAAGTATGCTCACATGACACATTCCTAAGTTTAAATCTAGCCACTGAGCTTGTGCCATGTGCTAAAATGTGCAGGTTCTGCTTTTCCATGAGTGGAAGCAGAAGTCCTCCCTGTCAAGATCTGAATTCCAAATCAATCCAGCCAGTAACCCAGTATGATTACTTAACATTGGTAAGcttgttttacattttatgtaAATACCACCTTGTACAATTCCTAGAGCCTTTGTGGGAATTGACTGAGATTTAGTACATAGAAATCTTTGGAAGCTGGAAGTTAATATTCAACTAAGGTATTAAAGGTCAGGCCCTTCAAAAGGGCACAACAGGGAAAGAGGCAACAGGAAGATAGGGGAAAGGAAGAACACAACCAAAATGATATATGCATGAAAACCCCATATggtttgggcatggtggcacatgcctttaatcccaccctgagactacatagtgaactacaggtc carries:
- the Mpz gene encoding myelin protein P0, whose protein sequence is MLWALTPAPAMAPGAPSFSPSPVLAALLFSSLVLSPAQAIVVYTDREVHGAVGSQVTLHCSFWSSEWVSDDISFTWRYQPEGGRDAISIFHYSKGQPYIDEVGTFKERIQWVGDPHWKDASIVIHNLDYSDNGTFTCDVKNPPDIVGKTSQVVLYVFEKVPTRYGVVLGAVIGGILGVVLLLVLLFYLVRYCWLRRQAVLQRRLSAMEKGKLHKTSKDSKRGRQTPVLYAMLDHSRSTKAASEKKSKGLGDSRKDKK